The sequence TTGCGAGGTTCTATTGTGCCAACACTTAAAATAAAATCTTTTTCAATTTGATATTTTTCTTTAATCTTTGTTTTGGCAAGTTGTTTATCAAGGGGTCTAAAAATTTTGTCGACACCTTCAGGAATTGCTGTAATTTTGGAAGGAGAAATACCGAAAGAAATTAAACTCCTTTTTACGAAATTAGAGGGAGTAATTATATGGGTTACATAGCGGATAGTTTTCCAAAAAAGACTCCGGACAATTAACCATGAGCGAAAAGGTAAAGTATGAGGAAAATAATAAAAAGATAAATCATGCACTGTAACTAAAGTAGGAATCCTTTTTGCCAATTTAAAAGGTAGAATATGATTTTGCCCCCAAAAAATATTAATTTTGTCTTGAAAAAAGAATTTTTCACCTTCCAATTGAAACCAAAAAGAACCTAATTTCTTAGTGAAGTTTTTCCCGATTCTTAAATTAATGTTTGCTATTTCTTTAGGCAGAATTATTTCCGTGGGAGAATAAAGAAGAAAAAGATCTTGGGGAGATAGGTTTATCAAATTTATGAGGACATTTTTAAGATAACGAGCAATTCCTGCTTTAGGGAACCGAAAAATACTTCCGTCAATACCAATTCGCATTTTAAAGAAATTTTAAAACAGTTTCTATTCTTTTTGACCAGGTGTGGTTTTCTAATACATATCTTTTTCGCTCTGCAGCAAGATTTGGGTCATTCTCTTTTAAAGCAATTTCTATTTTCTTTATAAATTCCTTTTCATCAGTTGCTAAATAAATTAATTTATTTAAGTAAGAATCAGATTGCCATTCTATTGTAGAAACTACGGGTTTCCCTAAGGCCAAATATTCGTAAAGTTTTATTGGGTCGGATAGGTAAGAAATCTTATCTTTTTTAAATGGTATCAGACACACATCAAAAAGGTTGATATAGTAAGGAATAAGGGAATAAGGCTGGGGACCTAAAAATAAAAGGTTTTGATATTTAAAAAGCCTCTTTAAGCGGTTTTGATCCGGACCAATAAAAATAAAAGTGGCTTGAGGGAAACTTTTCATAACAGTTTCTATTAAATCTAAATCTACCCACCAATAAATTGCTCCAATAAAACCAATAATTGGTCTTTTAATATTTTTACTTATATGTGGTAATCGGGATTGGTTAATAACGAGAAAAGACCATTCTTCTGGTACACCGTTAGGAATTTTTAAAATTCTTAGGTAAGGATTCTTTTTTTCTAATTCTTTTTTAATTTCTTCATTTATTGCCAGAGCTATTTTAACTTTTTTTAAAAAGGTTTTTTCTAATCTTTCATAATAAGTTTTAATTTCTTCGTAAGGATAAAACACTTTTAAGTCATCGGCTCGATCATAAATTATAGTACTAAATTTATTTGCCTTTTTTAATGTCCAGAACCATAATAAATTATTAACAAAAATAACGCTTTCTTGAAAAATTTCTTGAAATTTGCTAAAAATCATATGAGGAAATAACAGACCAAAATTTAAACGGTGAAAAAAGAGAAAACGACGAGGAAGATATATCGGAATTGAATATACTTCAATATCCGAAATGTGATAATTAGTTATCTTAAGGGTATCCCAAAATTTTTGAGAAACATTTTTCTTTTCTTGCCAATAGCGATAAAAAATTGGTGCAAGAGCAAAATAATAGACTTTGTATCCCTTTTTTCTTAAACAGTTTGCCAAAAACCATGGACGACCAACAATTTTGTTGTGAGGGAGCAACTCGCATAAAAAAACAAATTTTTTCATAAGAATTTATAGAAAAGAATAATTAAAACTAAGTTTAAAATCAAGAGGATAGTGGCTAAAAAGGGTTTGGTTAAGAGAGTTTTAAAATAGAAAATCATTGAAAAGACTTGAAAAAAATAGGCAGCATAAAAACTTATTCCCACTCCCAAAGCACCATATTTGTAAGTAAACAGATAAACTGAAAAAATAAAAATAAAAAACCACACCGCATTAAAAAAAGTTGCCAACCACATTTTGCCAGTTCCGGTAAGATAATAACCAAATATATAACCGATGTTAACAGGAACAATGGCTCCCACAACAAAGAGGAAAGATTTCAAGGCTGGCAGATAATCTTTACCTAAAAAAATTAAAATTATTTTTGGTAGAAAAATAAAAATCAGAAAAAGTAATAATAGGAGTAAGAAACTTGAATAGTTGATAATTTTATTAAGAAGTTTTTTTATTTTTATCAAATTACTAACCTCTTCAGCAATTATTGGTGTTAAGGGCATTCCAATGGCTATTGGAATAAAAAGAAAAAGTTGAAAAAAAGTATTGGCAATATTGAAATAAGCCACTTCGGAAAAATTTTTGGTTATTGCTAATTTAGTGTTAACTAACCAAGAAGCCGGTACCATTACCAATCCGGATAAAAAAGTAGGAAAAGCAAGAGAGATAATTTTTTCTGCTTGAAAAAAATCAAAGTTTAGTTTTAAAGAAAAAAAATTTTTTATTTTTTTTAGAAATAATATATTACCAAAAAGATTTGCTAAAATAAGAGCGCTAATCGCTCCATAAATTTCGTATTTTTTTGTTAAAAAAATAATTAATGGCAAACTTAGCAGGTTGTAACAAATATTTATGAGAGAAATACTTTTGATCTCTTTTAATCCTTGAAGAACACCTATCCAAAAGGTATTGAAAGTAAGAAATAGTATTAAAGGATTGGTTAAATAAAAATATTTTAATAAAAATGGTTTTTTATAAACCTTCTCGGCTAAAAGTCGACTGGAAGAAAAATAAAAAATGATTACCAGACAAGAAAAGAAAAGAACCAAAATTTGGGCAGTTTGGTAAGTTGTGTCTAATAATTCCTTATCGTTTTTTGATTGAGCAATGAATTTAGTAATAATTACCGGTAAACCAAAACCAGCGAAAAACGAAAGAAGCAAAGTTAATTGATTTATCAAAGTATAAATTCCAAATTTTTCACTAAGTAAAAAGCGGGCTAAGAATATTCCGTTTAAAGTTGTGATTAATTTAATGATAATAAGCGATAAAAAATATTGGAAACTTTGTGAAAAAATTTTCTTCAATTCTTCCATTTTTTCGATTTCCGGCATAAAAATTTTTAAAATTATATTTAACAATGATTACTTTTCAATAATTAAAATTTTATTATAATTATTAAGTGAATAAAAATGTCCTGATTGAAGAATTAAAAATTGACTCCCAATTAACTTTTTTATCCCTTAAAAATTTTATTAAAATTAGTTGCGAAAATTTTAATAAAGAAGGGATAATTTTAGGATTGAGCGGCGGTATCGATTCTTCACTAACTGCCTATCTTTGTAAGGAAGCAGTTGGTGAAAAAAATGTTTTAGCTTTAATTTTACCAGAAATTGACAGCAATAAGGATAATATCGAAGATGCTATTCAGTTTGCTCAAAAATTAAATATAAAATACAAAATTATTGAAATAACAAAATATTTAAAAAATTTTAGTATTTATGACTTCTTTTTTCTTAATAAATTAGTAATTCCTAAAAAAATAAAATCAATAATTATTGAAAAATTATCTCAATTATATAAAAGAGAAACAAAGCAACCACCTTTTTTTTCTACCTTGGAAGATGGAAAATTTAATAAAATTATAAGAAAAATTAATGCTTATTATCGTTTTAAACATCGTTTAAGAATGATAATTTTATATCTTTTTGCTGATTTAGAAAACCGATTAGTTGTTGGTGGTACTAACAAAACGGAATATCTTATTGGATTTTTTGTAAAATATGGTTGTGACGATGCCTGTGATATAATGCCTCTTCTTACATTATATAAAACGCAAGTGAGACAGTTATATGAATATTTAGAGTTGCCCAAAAAAATTCTTAATAAAAAGCCCTCACCGGATCTTCTGCCGGGGATTTTTGATGAAGAGATTATTGGATTAAATTATGAAGAGTTAGATTTAATTTTGTATAGTTTAGAGAAAGGGCTACCAGGTTCCCAAATTGCCGAGATTCTAAAAATTGATAAAGAGAAAGTAGAGTATGTCTCTTTATTAGTAAAAAAATCGAACTATCATCGCTATCGGCAGGTAAAAGATGGAGATTATAATTAATGGTCGTTTTCTAACACAAAAAATTACCGGTGTTCAAAGATATGCTTTTCAATTAGTAAAAGAAATTGATTTTTTAATAGAAAAAGGAGAAATCGAGAAAGGGATTAATTTTAAGATTATAGCGCCAAAAAATATTATTCATAAGTTAGAATTAAAATATATTCCAATCGAAAAAAAGGGATTTTTAAAAGGACATTTCTGGGAACAGATAGAGTTCCCTTTTTATTTGAAGAATAAAATTCTTATTTGTCTTGGTAATACTGCTCCTTTAATTTCATTGTTTTTGAATAAAAAAATAGTGGTTACGATTCATGATTTGGGTTTTAAATATTTTCCGGAAAATTATCGTTTCCTTTTTCGTTTCTTTTATTCCTTAATAATTCCTATTATTTTGAAATATGCGTGGGCAATAATTACTGTTTCCGAAAGCGAAAAGCGGTTGATTTTAAAGCGGTATCCTTTTGTAAAAAATAAGATTTTTGCTGTCGCCCAAGGAGGTTTTATTGAAAATCCTATTACTTCTTGGGAAATAGAAGAAAAGGATTATCTGCTGTATGTTGGTTCGTTAGCTAAGAAGAAAAATTTAATTAATTTTCTTTTAGCTTTCGAAATAATTGTAAATAAAAATATTCCTCTAAAGGCAATAGTAATTGCTCCCGAAGGAAGAATTTTTGAGAAGGTAAATATTAATATTAATCCAAGAGTTAAAGAAAGAGTAAAATTTATTAATAAAGTTAATGACCAAGAATTAATCGCCTATTATCAAAATGCCTTCTGTTTTGTTTTTCCATCTTTTCACGAAGGAGCTGGAATACCACCGATTGAAGCGATGAGTTGCGGTTGTCCGGTTTTATGTTCGGATATTCCGGTTTTAAAAGAAAGATGTGGAGAAGCAGCAATTTATTTTAACCCTTATCTTCCGGAAGATATTGCTCAAAAAATCATCTTACTTTTTGAAAATCAAAATTTAAGAGAAGAACTGGTAAAAAAGGGGTATGAAAGGGCAAAAAATTTTAAATGGGAGAATACTACTAAAGAAACAATTAAATTATTAAAAAAATTGCTTTTTAAAATATGAAAGTAGCAATAATTCATGATTGGCTTACAGGAATGCGCGGCGGTGAAAAAGTTTTAGAGGTATTTTGTGAAATTTTTCCCGATGCCACTATTTACACTTTGGTTTATAATAAGGGAAAAATTTCACCGATTATTAATCAAATGAAAATCAAGACATCTATTCTTCAAAAGTTCCCTAATATTGAGAAAAATTATCGTTATTATTTACCAATAATGCCTAAATTAATTGAACAATTCAATCTAAAAGGTTATGATTTGATTATTTCTTCCAGCCATTGTGTAGCCAAAGGAGTTAAAAAGTTTAGGAACCAAATTCATATCTGCTATTGTCTCAGTCCAATGAGGTATATGTGGGATATGTTTGATGAGTATTTTAAAAAGGCAAAATTGATAACCAGAATTGGCGCCAAGATCTTTCGTCCCTATTTGAGAAGATGGGATGTAAAAAGTTCTGAAAGGGTCGATTTTTTTATTGCCGACTCAAAAAATATTGCTAATAAAATTAAAAAATATTACCAAAAAGAATCAAAAGTGATTTATCCCCCAGTAAATACTAATTTTTATCAAATTTTAAATAAAAAAAGAGAAGATTTCTTTTTGATTGTTTCTGCCTTAGTTCCTTATAAAAAAATAAGTTTGGCAATCGAGACTTTTAACGAATTGAATTTACCATTAAAGATCATTGGCACTGGTCCGGAAGAAAAAAAACTTCGAGAAATCGCTAATAAAAATATTGAATTTTTAGGTTGGCAACCCGATGAGAAATTGTTGGAGTACTATAATAAATGTCGAGCATTAATCTTTCCTCAAGAAGAAGATTTTGGAATTGTACCGTTAGAAGCCCAAGCCTGCGGTTGTCCGGTAATCGCCTATAAAAAAGGGGGTGCCTTAGAGACGGTTATTGAGAATGAGACAGGAATATTTTTTTACCCCCAAACAAAAGAGGCTTTAATTAAAGCAATTAAAGATTTTGAAAATTTATCTTTCTCTCCGGAAAGATGTCGAGAAAATGCTTTAAGATTCTCGCGTGAAAGATTTTACAAAGAAATAAAAGATTTTATTAACGAGAGTGTTAGATTATATTTTCGGTTTTAATAAAGAAAGAAGTTCAATCGGTAAGGGAAAAATTATTGTTGAATTCTTTTCCGCAGCAATTTCGGTTAAAGTTCCTAAGTAGCGAAGTTGGATAGCAGCAGGAGTTTGGGAGAGAATTTCGGCTGCTTCTCTTAATTTTGCCGCAGCCTGTAATTCACCATCGGCGTGAATAATTTTGGCTCTTCTTTCTCTTTCTGCTTCGGCCTGTCGGGCAATAGCTCTTTTCATCTCTTCCGGAATATCCACATGTTTGATCTCTACCATTATTACCTTTACTCCCCAAGGGTCGGTTTGTTCATCGATAATCTTTTGTAAACGATGGTTAATCATTTCTCTTTTAGTTAATAAATCGTCCAGTTCGTATTCACCCAAAACACTTCTTAAGGTCGTTTGAGAAATTTGGGAAGTAGCATACAAATAATTTTCTACTTCAATTATTGCCTTTTGAGGATCAAATACTTTAAAATAGGCAACTGCATTAACCTTTACTGAGATGTTATCGCGGGTAATAACATCTTGAGGTGGGACATCTAAAGTGACCACTCTTAAACTCACTTTTATTATTCGGTCAACAAAAGGAATTAATAGAATGAGGCCAGGTCCCTTCACTTTGTGAAATCTTCCTAAACGGAAAACAACGCCTCTTTCATATTCCGCTAAAATACGAATAGACATTAAAAGCAAAAGAATGATAATTAGTACTAAAATATAATATCCCATTTTTCCCTCCTACTTTTTTTCTAGAATTTCTTTTATTTCCAAAAGTTCTTTATAAAGGGTGTTCAAAAATTTTAAAGATAACTTCACTTTCTTTTCTTTTTTCTTTTCTCTTATTTTTTTAGATAAATTATTTTGGATACTTTTTTGAGAATAACCCTCTTTGAAAAGTTCTTTGATTACTTTTATTTTTGCCAATTCCTTTTCATCAAAATAAATTTTTTTCTTGATTTTTTTACCTACTTTAAAAATCTTTGTCCATTTTCTTAATTTAGATTCTTCAATTTTTAATTTTTTACTTACTTCACTTAAAGGGTATAATTTTTTTTCTTTCATTTTCCACTCCTTTTATTGCCAAAATTCTTCTTTTAAACTTCTTTTTAATAATTTTTTAATAATTTCATTGATATCTCTTTTTAAAAATAAAATTTGGTAAATACTTTCACAAATTGGCATTTCAATATTGTAATTTTTTTTTAACTGATAGATTGTTTTGGCAGTATAGTAACCTTCGATTACACCTTTTTCTTTTTTAAAGAATTCTTCTAATTTTTGGCCGCGACCTAATGCTAGACCTAACTGGTAATTGCGGGAATATGGAGAAAAACAAGTCACCACAAGATCACCAACTCCGGAAAGTCCAGCAAAAGTTAAAGGTGAAGCCCCCAATTTTATTCCTAACCGCATCATTTCGGCTAATCCTCGAGAAATTAAAGCCGCCTTGGTATTTATTCCAAAATTTTTGCCATCTAAAATTCCCGAAGCGATAGCAATCACATTTTTGATGGCGCCGCCAATTTCACAGCCAATAATGTCATCTTGATAATATACTCTTAAGTTATCGAAGGAAAGTAATCTTTGAATCTTTCTACCAACTTTTTGGTCTTTGCAAGCAATAACCAAGGTTGTTGGCATACCCAAAGCAACTTCTTCAGGTATGCCTGGTCCACATAACACAGCAATAGGGTTATAAGGAAAATATTCATAAATTATTTCTGACATTCTCTTTAAACTTCCTTCTTCAATCCCTTTGATACCAGAGACCAAAATAGTTTTTGGTTTTATTATTTCTTTCAATTCTTTTAAAACTTCTCTTAAAGAATAGGAAGGCAATGTAAAAAAGATGATAGAGCAATCTTTTATTATTTTTAGGTTTTTTAATATTTTTATATTTCTTTTTTTAAATTTTTCTGGCAATATTTTTTTGTCGTAAACAAAGATGTTATTTTCCTTTTTTGCTAAGTGGTTGATTAAGACACCACCCCAACGACCAGCACCAATGAATCCAATATTCATTTTATTTTTAATCTAAATTTTGGTTCTTCCTTTCTTAGTAATCTTTTAATGTTAGGAATATGTTTTAAAATAATTAATAAACTAATAATAGTAAAGAAAAAAGGAATAATAAAATTTTGGGGTTTAAATAAAAGAAAAGATAGGGGAAGGGTTAGAGCAAGAGAAATAGAGGCTAAAGACATATAAGAAAAGATAATCAAGATTATTAAAAAGATAATCAAAGAGAAAATAAGATTTCTTGGTGCTAAAGCCAAAAGAACACCAATCGTTGTTGCTACTCCTTTACCACCCCGAAAACGAAGATAGGGAGTAAATAGATGACCTAAAATTGCACCGATGCCAACCAAGAGAGGTAATAAAGAAAGTTCTTTTGAAAAATAGGTGATAAAAAATCCCTTGCTAATATCTAATATTAAAACCGGTATCCCATATAAATAACCTAATGTCCGATAGACATTGGTAAAACCAATATTTCTACTACCATAATTTCTAATATCAATCTTTTTAAAAACCTTCGGAATTAGATAACCAAAAGGAATGCCACCAACTAAAAAGCCAATAAAAAGAGAAGAGAAAATAATTGCCAGAATTTCTAAATCATTATTTATTGAAAGATAGATTCTCATTTTAAGATAACCACTTTCTTAAATTGCCTATTATCTTTTAAAAAATACATACCTTTCTTTCTTAAACTATTTACTTTTTGACCAAGAGGATTATAGGCAATTCTTATATTATTTCTATTATTATAAATCGTGTTTTTAGCAATTGGTAAAATTACCGAACTAATTGGATTGCTTAATGAGGCAATGGTAGCAATTGCTGCTTTGGTTATCTCGTAAACCAAATTTAGGTCGTTAAAACCGGCACCGATTGTATCACCAGTAGTATGATAATAAGGATTATTAATATTCAAATTTTCTCTTATCTGAATGGCAATATAACCAAAGCGATTAAAAGAGGCATGGTCAGAACGGGGTCGGTCAATAATTGTTCGGATACATTTCAAGTTTGTATAGGTATCAGCACAACTAATAAAATAATCTACTAATGGTTGACAGTTTGGATTATTTGGCTTGCCAATAACCGAAGCGGAGTCCCTTGCTGGTAAAGAATAACCTATCATATCAATATTAATTGCTGAGATAATACTATCTTGGTGAATATATTTTGCCACACTACAATAATAATAACTTCCCAAAAATCCTTGTTCCTCACCGGAAAAGAAGATAAACCTAATAGTCTTTTCAAAATTATAATTACTTAAAATCCTTATTACTTCCAACAGAGTAGCCGTTCCGCTCCCATTATCATCGGCACCCGGAGCAAAGAGATAGGGAGGATTATTAGAAATAGCATCATAATGGG is a genomic window of candidate division WOR-3 bacterium containing:
- a CDS encoding glycosyltransferase family 1 protein, with product MRIGIDGSIFRFPKAGIARYLKNVLINLINLSPQDLFLLYSPTEIILPKEIANINLRIGKNFTKKLGSFWFQLEGEKFFFQDKINIFWGQNHILPFKLAKRIPTLVTVHDLSFYYFPHTLPFRSWLIVRSLFWKTIRYVTHIITPSNFVKRSLISFGISPSKITAIPEGVDKIFRPLDKQLAKTKIKEKYQIEKDFILSVGTIEPRKNYPLLIKAFENFQKDFLLVIIGQKGWKNQRIFQMVKKLNLENKIIFLFSIDDEDLCYFYNAATLFIYPSLYEGFGLPVLEALNCGVPTITSFSSSLPEVGGDAVLYFNPYDEKDLANQIKKLLSSHSLQKELREKGLIRAKLFSFKKTAQQILDLMYALIKNKLP
- a CDS encoding slipin family protein, encoding MGYYILVLIIILLLLMSIRILAEYERGVVFRLGRFHKVKGPGLILLIPFVDRIIKVSLRVVTLDVPPQDVITRDNISVKVNAVAYFKVFDPQKAIIEVENYLYATSQISQTTLRSVLGEYELDDLLTKREMINHRLQKIIDEQTDPWGVKVIMVEIKHVDIPEEMKRAIARQAEAERERRAKIIHADGELQAAAKLREAAEILSQTPAAIQLRYLGTLTEIAAEKNSTIIFPLPIELLSLLKPKI
- a CDS encoding NAD(P)H-dependent glycerol-3-phosphate dehydrogenase gives rise to the protein MNIGFIGAGRWGGVLINHLAKKENNIFVYDKKILPEKFKKRNIKILKNLKIIKDCSIIFFTLPSYSLREVLKELKEIIKPKTILVSGIKGIEEGSLKRMSEIIYEYFPYNPIAVLCGPGIPEEVALGMPTTLVIACKDQKVGRKIQRLLSFDNLRVYYQDDIIGCEIGGAIKNVIAIASGILDGKNFGINTKAALISRGLAEMMRLGIKLGASPLTFAGLSGVGDLVVTCFSPYSRNYQLGLALGRGQKLEEFFKKEKGVIEGYYTAKTIYQLKKNYNIEMPICESIYQILFLKRDINEIIKKLLKRSLKEEFWQ
- the nadE gene encoding NAD(+) synthase, whose translation is MNKNVLIEELKIDSQLTFLSLKNFIKISCENFNKEGIILGLSGGIDSSLTAYLCKEAVGEKNVLALILPEIDSNKDNIEDAIQFAQKLNIKYKIIEITKYLKNFSIYDFFFLNKLVIPKKIKSIIIEKLSQLYKRETKQPPFFSTLEDGKFNKIIRKINAYYRFKHRLRMIILYLFADLENRLVVGGTNKTEYLIGFFVKYGCDDACDIMPLLTLYKTQVRQLYEYLELPKKILNKKPSPDLLPGIFDEEIIGLNYEELDLILYSLEKGLPGSQIAEILKIDKEKVEYVSLLVKKSNYHRYRQVKDGDYN
- a CDS encoding MerR family transcriptional regulator, translating into MKEKKLYPLSEVSKKLKIEESKLRKWTKIFKVGKKIKKKIYFDEKELAKIKVIKELFKEGYSQKSIQNNLSKKIREKKKEKKVKLSLKFLNTLYKELLEIKEILEKK
- a CDS encoding glycosyltransferase, which produces MKVAIIHDWLTGMRGGEKVLEVFCEIFPDATIYTLVYNKGKISPIINQMKIKTSILQKFPNIEKNYRYYLPIMPKLIEQFNLKGYDLIISSSHCVAKGVKKFRNQIHICYCLSPMRYMWDMFDEYFKKAKLITRIGAKIFRPYLRRWDVKSSERVDFFIADSKNIANKIKKYYQKESKVIYPPVNTNFYQILNKKREDFFLIVSALVPYKKISLAIETFNELNLPLKIIGTGPEEKKLREIANKNIEFLGWQPDEKLLEYYNKCRALIFPQEEDFGIVPLEAQACGCPVIAYKKGGALETVIENETGIFFYPQTKEALIKAIKDFENLSFSPERCRENALRFSRERFYKEIKDFINESVRLYFRF
- a CDS encoding glycosyltransferase, with translation MKKFVFLCELLPHNKIVGRPWFLANCLRKKGYKVYYFALAPIFYRYWQEKKNVSQKFWDTLKITNYHISDIEVYSIPIYLPRRFLFFHRLNFGLLFPHMIFSKFQEIFQESVIFVNNLLWFWTLKKANKFSTIIYDRADDLKVFYPYEEIKTYYERLEKTFLKKVKIALAINEEIKKELEKKNPYLRILKIPNGVPEEWSFLVINQSRLPHISKNIKRPIIGFIGAIYWWVDLDLIETVMKSFPQATFIFIGPDQNRLKRLFKYQNLLFLGPQPYSLIPYYINLFDVCLIPFKKDKISYLSDPIKLYEYLALGKPVVSTIEWQSDSYLNKLIYLATDEKEFIKKIEIALKENDPNLAAERKRYVLENHTWSKRIETVLKFL
- a CDS encoding glycosyltransferase family 1 protein — protein: MEIIINGRFLTQKITGVQRYAFQLVKEIDFLIEKGEIEKGINFKIIAPKNIIHKLELKYIPIEKKGFLKGHFWEQIEFPFYLKNKILICLGNTAPLISLFLNKKIVVTIHDLGFKYFPENYRFLFRFFYSLIIPIILKYAWAIITVSESEKRLILKRYPFVKNKIFAVAQGGFIENPITSWEIEEKDYLLYVGSLAKKKNLINFLLAFEIIVNKNIPLKAIVIAPEGRIFEKVNININPRVKERVKFINKVNDQELIAYYQNAFCFVFPSFHEGAGIPPIEAMSCGCPVLCSDIPVLKERCGEAAIYFNPYLPEDIAQKIILLFENQNLREELVKKGYERAKNFKWENTTKETIKLLKKLLFKI
- a CDS encoding M20/M25/M40 family metallo-hydrolase translates to MLIIFLFNFNPLIWEMVNSCSQETIFYNVLRLQNFQTRYSLSESAFSCSQFLYNKLVEYHVDSVFFQNFQVGYSPNVIGIKKGTSQLDSIYVVLCAHYDAISNNPPYLFAPGADDNGSGTATLLEVIRILSNYNFEKTIRFIFFSGEEQGFLGSYYYCSVAKYIHQDSIISAINIDMIGYSLPARDSASVIGKPNNPNCQPLVDYFISCADTYTNLKCIRTIIDRPRSDHASFNRFGYIAIQIRENLNINNPYYHTTGDTIGAGFNDLNLVYEITKAAIATIASLSNPISSVILPIAKNTIYNNRNNIRIAYNPLGQKVNSLRKKGMYFLKDNRQFKKVVILK
- a CDS encoding oligosaccharide flippase family protein, with amino-acid sequence MPEIEKMEELKKIFSQSFQYFLSLIIIKLITTLNGIFLARFLLSEKFGIYTLINQLTLLLSFFAGFGLPVIITKFIAQSKNDKELLDTTYQTAQILVLFFSCLVIIFYFSSSRLLAEKVYKKPFLLKYFYLTNPLILFLTFNTFWIGVLQGLKEIKSISLINICYNLLSLPLIIFLTKKYEIYGAISALILANLFGNILFLKKIKNFFSLKLNFDFFQAEKIISLAFPTFLSGLVMVPASWLVNTKLAITKNFSEVAYFNIANTFFQLFLFIPIAIGMPLTPIIAEEVSNLIKIKKLLNKIINYSSFLLLLLLFLIFIFLPKIILIFLGKDYLPALKSFLFVVGAIVPVNIGYIFGYYLTGTGKMWLATFFNAVWFFIFIFSVYLFTYKYGALGVGISFYAAYFFQVFSMIFYFKTLLTKPFLATILLILNLVLIILFYKFL
- the plsY gene encoding glycerol-3-phosphate 1-O-acyltransferase PlsY, giving the protein MRIYLSINNDLEILAIIFSSLFIGFLVGGIPFGYLIPKVFKKIDIRNYGSRNIGFTNVYRTLGYLYGIPVLILDISKGFFITYFSKELSLLPLLVGIGAILGHLFTPYLRFRGGKGVATTIGVLLALAPRNLIFSLIIFLIILIIFSYMSLASISLALTLPLSFLLFKPQNFIIPFFFTIISLLIILKHIPNIKRLLRKEEPKFRLKIK